The following are from one region of the Corylus avellana chromosome ca1, CavTom2PMs-1.0 genome:
- the LOC132167345 gene encoding pentatricopeptide repeat-containing protein At2g17210: protein MRFPTIHLPSKLPNWLSRINESSTNGRWEEVLSHYQEMKIAGVQLTDPSVFPSILKACSNVSFRRGKSMHAGLVKQGFELFTSVSNSTMDLYMKCGDLGSALGVFNCMRSRDSVSWNIMIHGFLAQRALQEGLQWFMNARVAGFEPSNSTLVLVIQACQSLRAKLEGMEVHGYVIKNAFLAICSVQNSLLSMYAEADMESAWRMFDEMCDKDVISWSVVIGGYVRSGKAQVGLHVFQEMVSEVSIEPDAVTMVSVLKACTSLGHLNLGRVVHGLVISRGFGFDIYVGNSLIDMYSKCYDADSAFEVFNEMSRRNNVSWNSILSGFVLNKKHLEALSLFYSMGKEGIEADEVALVNILQTCKYFVQPFQCKSVHCVIMRRGYESNELVLNSLIDAYAKCNLVELAWGLFDGMERRDVVSWSTMIAGFTYCGRPDEAIAVFQEMSHDAQEKLNAVAIINLLDACSASAELRKSKWAHGISIRRGLEAQVAVGTAIVEMYSKCGAIEDSWKAFEQIPEKNVVSWSAMIAAYGMNGLAREALALLAEMKQHRVQPNAVTALSVLSACSHSGLVEEGLSFFNSMLQDYGVEPGLEHYSCVVDMLGRAGKLHTAMDLIKKLPLEAAGASVWGALLSACRSHGNSELGAGAASHVLEMEPLNSAGYLLASNMYASGGSWVDAARMRRLVKERGVRVVAGYSLVHVNNKACRFLAGERCHPEAGEILGIVDQLHGCMKIGKNLLVIEC from the coding sequence ATGCGCTTCCCAACCATTCACCTACCCTCAAAGCTCCCAAATTGGTTATCAAGAATCAACGAGTCTTCAACTAATGGGAGATGGGAAGAAGTGCTTTCCCACTATCAGGAAATGAAAATCGCTGGGGTTCAGCTTACAGACCCTTCAGTTTTCCCTTCCATTCTCAAAGCATGTTCTAACGTCTCCTTTAGACGTGGAAAGTCTATGCATGCAGGCTTGGTTAAGCAGGGATTTGAATTGTTCACTTCAGTCAGTAACTCCACCATGGACTTGTACATGAAGTGTGGAGACCTGGGTTCTGCATTGGGTGTGTTTAACTGCATGAGGAGCAGAGATTCTGTCTCTTGGAATATAATGATACATGGGTTTCTTGCTCAGAGAGCTTTACAAGAAGGGTTGCAGTGGTTTATGAATGCAAGGGTTGCTGGGTTTGAGCCCAGCAATTCCACCTTGGTGCTTGTAATACAGGCATGTCAAAGCCTTAGAGCTAAGCTTGAGGGAATGGAAGTGCATGGTTACGTAATTAAGAATGCGTTTTTGGCAATTTGTTCAGTTCAGAACTCTTTGTTGAGCATGTATGCAGAGGCCGACATGGAGAGTGCTTGGAgaatgtttgatgaaatgtgtGACAAAGATGTTATCTCTTGGAGTGTGGTAATTGGTGGTTATGTAAGAAGTGGGAAAGCTCAGGTTGGTTTGCATGTGTTTCAGGAGATGGTATCTGAGGTTTCCATTGAGCCAGATGCTGTAACTATGGTGAGTGTCCTTAAAGCCTGCACTAGTTTAGGGCACTTGAATTTGGGAAGGGTGGTTCACGGGTTAGTGATCAGTAGAGGTTTTGGGTTTGATATTTATGTTGGGAATTCTTTGATTGATATGTATTCAAAGTGTTATGATGCTGATTCTGCCTTTGAAGTCTTCAATGAGATGTCTAGGAGGAACAATGTCTCATGGAATTCTATTTTGTCTGGTTTTGTCCTAAATAAGAAGCATTTGGAAGCTCTATCGCTGTTTTATTCGATGGGGAAGGAAGGAATTGAGGCAGATGAAGTGGCTCTTGTGAATATTCTTCAGACATGCAAGTACTTTGTGCAGCCGTTTCAGTGCAAGTCAGTCCACTGTGTAATAATGCGGCGGGGATATGAATCAAATGAACTGGTGCTAAATTCTCTAATTGACGCTTATGCAAAATGCAATCTTGTTGAGCTGGCATGGGGCCTTTTTGATGGGATGGAGAGAAGAGACGTGGTTTCTTGGAGCACCATGATTGCAGGGTTCACCTACTGCGGCAGGCCTGATGAAGCAATAGCTGTTTTCCAAGAGATGAGTCATGACGCACAAGAGAAGCTCAATGCGGTTGCCATTATCAATCTTCTTGATGCTTGTTCAGCTTCAGCTGAGCTGAGAAAGTCGAAGTGGGCTCACGGAATTTCAATTCGAAGAGGGTTGGAAGCACAAGTAGCAGTTGGAACTGCAATAGTTGAGATGTACTCCAAGTGTGGGGCAATAGAAGACTCATGGAAGGCATTTGAACAAATTCCTGAAAAGAATGTTGTTTCATGGAGCGCCATGATAGCAGCATATGGTATGAACGGGCTTGCACGTGAAGCCTTAGCTTTGCTTGCTGAAATGAAGCAACACAGAGTCCAGCCAAATGCTGTGACAGCTCTTTCAGTGCTATCTGCTTGTAGCCATAGCGGGTTGGTTGAAGAGGggctttcttttttcaattcaatgCTTCAGGATTATGGGGTTGAGCCTGGATTGGAACATTACTCATGCGTGGTTGACATGTTGGGTCGGGCAGGAAAGCTTCATACTGCAATGGATTTAATCAAGAAATTGCCTCTGGAGGCTGCTGGTGCAAGTGTTTGGGGGGCACTTTTGAGTGCTTGTAGAAGCCATGGAAACAGTGAGCTCGGCGCCGGAGCTGCCTCTCATGTTCTTGAGATGGAGCCTTTGAATTCGGCTGGTTATTTGCTGGCATCAAACATGTATGCATCAGGTGGATCGTGGGTTGATGCTGCGAGGATGAGAAGGTTGGTGAAGGAGAGAGGGGTGAGGGTTGTTGCTGGTTACAGCTTGGTGCATGTTAATAACAAGGCATGCAGATTTTTAGCAGGGGAGAGGTGCCACCCAGAAGCCGGTGAAATACTTGGCATAGTTGACCAGCTGCATGGTTGTATGAAGATTGGCAAGAATTTACTGGTCATCGAATGCTGA
- the LOC132179287 gene encoding probable galacturonosyltransferase 3, protein METGERRISSSLCLQLICIALVVCHIDFVGADALDTSTIQREFKEFRPLYDCEQCRLGKEEGNSSVTGVGNHPDEKDFDIVATYSDASGAVRISRVKMRDLSASWVWENPMDGNLDQPQISQAVEDSFQSGIRSGENVEYSTDEHQEGGSPYPHMSLMSPVKLMRRKKRHERRDLRTAQLIGQDKETDNEMVAAAIERSEGFDTTVKGKYSIWRRDFNSPNSDSTLKLMRDQLLMAKAYANIAKSKNETSLYDSLLKHSRESQHTIGEARSDAELHPSALDRAKAMGHVLSIAKDQLYDCAIVARKFRAMLQSTEKNVNLLKEKNAFSIQLAAKTVPKPLHCLPLHLATDYYLQGYHKKQDLDKEKREDPSLYHYAIFSDNVLATSVVVNSTVLHTKEPEKHVFHIVTDKLNFAAMRMWFLVNPPPKATVHVENIDDFKWLNSSYCSVLRQLESVRIKEYYFKANHPSSISTGSDNLKYRNPKYLSMLNHLRFYLPEVYPKLDKILFLDDDIVVQKDLTPLWSIDLGGMVNGAVETCKHSFHRFDKYLNFSNPKISENFDQNACGWAFGMNIFDLKEWKKRNITGIYHHWQDMNEDRTLWKLGTLPPGLITFYNLTYPLHRGWHVLGLGYDPALNKTEIENAAVIHYNGNYKPWLALAVSKYRSYWSRYVMFDNPYLRLCDISE, encoded by the exons aTGGAAACTGGTGAAAGAAGAATCTCAAGCTCTCTTTGTCTGCAGCTCATCTGCATCGCATTG GTTGTATGCCACATCGATTTTGTTGGAGCTGATGCGTTAGATACTTCAACTAT TCAAAGAGAGTTCAAAGAGTTTCGACCCTTGTATGACTGTGAGCAGTGCCGTTTGGGGAAG GAAGAAGGTAATTCTTCTGTTACGGGAGTCGGTAATCATCCAGATGAAAAG GATTTTGACATCGTTGCAACATACAGCGACGCATCTGGTGCTGTTCGAATTAGTAGGGTGAAAATGAGGGATCTATCTGCTTCTTGGGTATGGGAAAACCCTATGGATGGTAACCTTGACCAGCCACAGATTTCCCAG GCGGTGGAAGATTCATTTCAATCTGGGATAAGATCTGGAGAGAATGTTGAGTATTCTACTGATGAGCATCAGGAAGGTGGAAGCCCATATCCTCACATGTCATTAATGAGCCCAGTGAAGCTCATGCGGCGG AAAAAGCGGCACGAAAGGAGGGATCTTCGAACTGCACAGTTGATTGGACAAGATAAAGAAACTGACAATGAGATGGTAGCAGCAGCAATTGAACGATCTGAAGGATTTGACACCACCGTCAAGGGCAAGTACAGTATATGGAGGCGAGATTTTAATAGCCCAAATTCCGATTCAACCCTGAAACTTATGCGGGACCAGCTCTTAATGGCCAAAGCATATGCAAACATTGCCAAGTCTAAGAATGAAACGAGTCTTTACGATTCTCTCCTGAAACACTCTAGAGAAAGTCAACATACTATTGGAGAAGCAAGATCTGATGCTGAACTTCACCCCAG TGCTCTTGATCGAGCAAAAGCAATGGGCCATGTTCTCTCCATAGCGAAAGACCAATTATATGATTGTGCCATAGTCGCAAGGAAGTTTAGAGCCATGCTTCAATCAACTGAAAAGAATGTAAATCTACTGAAGGAAAAGAATGCATTCTCGATTCAGCTAGCTGCGAAAACAGTGCCTAAACCGTTGCATTGCCTGCCTCTGCATCTTGCAACAGATTATTATCTGCAGGGTTATCATAAGAAACAGGATCTTGACAAAGAAAAGCGTGAAGATCCTTCTCTCTATCACTATGCCATCTTTTCTGACAATGTACTAGCAACGTCGGTGGTTGTCAATTCTACTGTGCTACACACAAAGGAACCTGAGAAGCATGTTTTCCATATAGTCACAGATAAACTGAATTTCGCTGCAATGAGAATGTGGTTTCTTGTCAACCCTCCTCCAAAAGCAACAGTCCATGTCGAAAACATTGATGATTTCAAGTGGCTGAATTCCTCATACTGTTCTGTTCTACGTCAACTTGAATCTGTGAGAATCAAAGAATACTATTTTAAGGCAAATCATCCTTCTTCCATCTCCACTGGGTCTGACAATCTTAAGTATAGGAACCCAAAATATTTGTCCATGTTGAATCATCTTAGATTCTATCTTCCTGAAGTTTACCCAAAGTTAGACAAGATCTTATTTTTGGATGATGATATTGTAGTTCAGAAGGATCTCACTCCTCTTTGGTCCATTGATCTGGGAGGGATGGTAAATGGTGCAGTGGAGACATGCAAGCATAGCTTCCATAGGTTTGACAAGTATCTCAACTTCTCTAACCCAAAGATCTCTGAGAATTTCGATCAAAATGCTTGTGGCTGGGCATTTGGCATGAATATTTTTGACTTGAAGGAGTGGAAAAAGCGAAACATCACTGGAATATATCATCACTGGCAAGATATG AATGAGGACAGAACACTTTGGAAACTTGGCACATTGCCTCCGGGACTGATCACTTTCTATAACTTGACCTATCCGCTGCATCGGGGTTGGCATGTCTTGGGGCTTGGCTATGATCCAGCCCTTAATAAAACAGAGATAGAGAATGCAGCTGTCATCCATTACAACGGAAACTACAAGCCCTGGTTGGCTTTGGCTGTTTCCAAGTACAGGTCTTACTGGTCTAGATATGTAATGTTTGATAACCCTTATCTTCGATTGTGTGACATTAGCgaataa
- the LOC132179297 gene encoding probable serine/threonine-protein kinase PIX13, producing the protein MGICWGSPAPADNPTPSTTTQISSGISQTTSNATTSRGSNYSANSHFSAASGDPGYPDGQILPTPTLRIFSFAELKTATKNFKPDTVLGEGGFGTVYKGWLDDKGSSKNGSGTVIAVKKLNSESMQGFQEWQSEVNFLGRLSHPNLVKLLGYCWEDKELLLIYEFMQKGSLENHLFGRGAAVQSLPWEIRLKIAIGAARGLAFLHTSDKQVIYRDFKASNILLDGSYTAKISDFGLAKLGPSASQSHVTTRVMGTYGYAAPEYVATGHLYVKSDVYGFGVVLVEILTGLRALDTNRPNGKHNLVDWIKPYLSERRKLKQIMDNRLEGRYPSKAALHISQLALKCLAAEPKHRPSMKEVLETLERIETAKERPREPRNRSTHPMAHRQGQQPLHHRSPLHPRPDGH; encoded by the exons ATGGGAATTTGTTGGGGTTCTCCGGCACCAGCTGATAACCCAACTCCAAGCACTACAACCCAAATCAGTTCAG GGATATCTCAGACAACCAGCAATGCAACTACTTCTAGGGGTAGTAACTACTCTGCAAATAGCCACTTCTCGGCGGCTAGCGGCGATCCAGGTTATCCTGATGGGCAGATCTTACCCACCCCAACGTTGAGGATCTTCAGTTTTGCAGAACTGAAGACTGCAACCAAGAATTTTAAACCTGATACagttcttggagaaggaggCTTCGGAACTGTCTACAAGGGTTGGCTTGATGATAAGGGATCGTCCAAGAACGGAAGTGGAACAGTAATtgctgttaaaaaattgaacTCTGAAAGCATGCAAGGCTTTCAGGAGTGGCAG TCAGAAGTGAATTTCTTAGGAAGGCTTTCTCACCCTAACCTTGTCAAGCTATTGGGATACTGTTGGGAAGATAAAGAGTTACTCCTCATTTACGAATTCATGCAAAAAGGCAGCCTAGAAAACCATCTCTTTGGAA GGGGTGCAGCTGTTCAGTCGCTTCCATGGGAAATACGGCTTAAGATTGCAATAGGAGCAGCTCGGGGCCTGGCCTTCTTGCACACTTCTGATAAGCAAGTTATCTATAGAGATTTCAAGGCCTCCAATATATTGCTTGATGGG TCCTATACCGCCAAGATATCAGACTTTGGCTTGGCTAAGTTGGGTCCGTCGGCTAGTCAATCACATGTGACAACACGAGTAATGGGCACATATGGTTATGCTGCTCCGGAGTATGTCGCTACAG GGCATCTGTATGTAAAGAGCGACGTGTATGGTTTTGGTGTTGTTTTGGTTGAGATCTTAACAGGTTTACGGGCACTCGATACAAATCGTCCAAATGGGAAACATAATTTGGTGGACTGGATCAAACCGTATCtatcagaaagaagaaagttgAAGCAAATTATGGACAACCGGTTAGAAGGAAGATATCCTTCTAAAGCTGCATTACATATATCTCAGCTCGCTCTAAAATGTCTTGCAGCTGAACCGAAACACCGACCATCAATGAAAGAAGTTCTGGAGACACTGGAACGGATTGAAACCGCCAAGGAAAGACCAAGGGAACCTAGAAATCGTTCTACTCATCCTATGGCTCACCGACAGGGCCAGCAACCTTTGCACCATCGTTCTCCACTTCACCCAAGACCAGATGGACACTAA